Proteins from one Chroicocephalus ridibundus chromosome 16, bChrRid1.1, whole genome shotgun sequence genomic window:
- the USP48 gene encoding ubiquitin carboxyl-terminal hydrolase 48 isoform X2 — translation MAPRLQLEKAAWRWTETVPPEAVAQEHIEAAYRVRLEPCQRGACRRNCRGNPNCLVGIGEHVWLGEIDENSFHNIDDPNCERRKKMWFLNLELRQALYLCPSANCEYAAGEGIPKDKDYEPQTICEHLQYLFALLQNSKRRYIDPSGFVKALGLDTGQQQDAQEFSKLFMSLLEDTLSKQKNPDVRNIVQKQFCGEYAYVTVCNQCGRESKLVSKFYELELNIQGHKQLTDCITEFLKEEKLEGDNRYFCETCQSKQNATRKIRLLSLPCTLNLQLMRFVFDRQTGHKKKLNTYIGFSELLDMEPFMEQKNGVYVYELSAVLIHRGVSAYSGHYIAHVKDPQTGEWYKFNDEDIEKMEGKKLQLGIEEDLAEPSKAQTRKPKCGKGTHCSRNAYMLVYRLQTREKSLTVEVPAFLQELVERDNCKFEEWCNEMAEMRKQSVARGKIKHEEVKELYKRLPAEAGSPYDFISLEWLQKWLDESTPPKPIDNTACLCAHGKLHPDKISIMKRISEYVADFFYRRYGGGPRLNVKALCKDCVVERCRILRLKNQLNEDYKTVTNLLKITVKGNDGFWVGKASLRSWRQLALEQLNEQDEDGEHSNGKMNGNAQSKDESNEEKREEEEELNFNEDIVCPHGDLCISENERRVVSKEAWEKLKQYFPKAPEFPNNRECCSQCKILEREGEENEALHKMMASEQKTSLQNLFHDKCRPCLGSWPQETDELYIVSQFFVEEWRKFVRRPTRCSPVSSVGNSALLCPHGGLMFTYASMTKEDSKLIALIWPSEWERIQKLFVVDHVIKITRTQAAGADPESALYVSEPKLCPECREGLLCQQQRDLREYTQATIYIHKVVDNKKVMKDAAPELNVSSSEAEEEREENKPEGEQDPDFNQANGGAKRQKISHQNYIAYQKQGIRRSTRHRKVRGEKALLVSANQTLKELKIQIMHAFSVAPFDQNLSIDGKILSDDTATLGSLGVIPESVILLKADEPIADYAAMDDVMQVCMPEEGFKGTGLLGH, via the exons atGGCGCCGCGGTTGCAGCTGGAGAAGGCGGCGTGGCGTTGGACCGAGACGGTGCCGCCCGAGGCGGTGGCGCAGGAGCACATCGAAGCGGCCTACCGCGTCCGGCTGGAGCCCTGCCAGCGCGGCGCCTGCCG GAGGAACTGCCGGGGGAACCCCAACTGCCTGGTGGGCATCGGGGAGCACGTCTGGCTGGGCGAGATAGATGAGAACAGCTTCCACAACATCGATGACCCCAACTGCGAGCGCCGCAAGAAG ATGTGGTTTCTTAACTTGGAGCTCCGGCAGGCCCTCTACTTGTGTCCCAGCGCCAACTGCGAGTACGCGGCCGGAGAGGGCATCCCAAAAGACAAAG ACTACGAGCCTCAGACCATTTGCGAACACCTGCAGTACTTGTTCGCCTtgctgcagaacagcaaaaggCGATACATCGATCCCTCTGGCTTCGTCAAGGCGCTGGGCTTGGACACGGGGCAGCAGCAG GATGCCCAGGAGTTTTCAAAGCTCTTCATGTCACTGCTGGAAGATACTttatccaaacaaaaaaacccagatgttcGAAACATAGTGCAAAAGCAGTTCTGTGGAGAGTACGCCTATGTCACGGT CTGCAACCAGTGTGGCAGGGAGTCCAAACTCGTGTCTAAATTCTACGAGCTGGAGTTAAACATCCAAGGGCACAAGCAGTTGACAGACTGTATAACGGAATTTCTTAAG gaagaaaaattagaagGGGACAATCGTTATTTTTGCGAAACTTGTCAGAGTAAGCAGAACGCCACGAGGAAGATCAGGCTGCTGAGTCTTCCCTGCACGCTCAACCTGCAGCTGATGCGTTTCGTGTTTGACAG ACAAACTGGCCATAAGAAAAAGCTCAACACCTACATCGGCTTCTCCGAGCTGCTTGACATGGAGCCTTTTATGGAACAAAAAA ATGGCGTCTACGTGTATGAACTCAGCGCCGTCCTCATACACCGGGGCGTGAGCGCCTACTCCGGGCACTACATCGCCCACGTGAAGGATCCGCAGACGGGCGAGTGGTACAAGTTCAACGACGAAGACATAGAAAAGATGGAGGGGAAGAAACTGCAGTTGGGGATTGAGGAAGATCTAG CGGAACCTTCTAAAGCCCAGACTCGTAAACCGAAATGTGGGAAAGGGACTCACTGCTCCCGCAATGCTTACATGCTGGTGTACAGGCTGCAAACCCGGGAGAAATCTCTGACCGTCGAAGTACCAG CTTTTCTGCAGGAGCTGGTCGAGCGGGATAACTGCAAGTTTGAGGAGTGGTGCAACGAAATGGCCGAGATGCGCAAACAGAGCGTGGCCAGAGGCAAAATCAAACACGAAGAGGTGAAGGAGCTCTACAAAAGGTTACCTGCTGAAGCTG gtTCCCCGTACGACTTCATCTCCCTGGAATGGCTGCAGAAATGGCTGGATGAGTCTACTCCTCCGAAGCCTATAGACAACACAGCCTGCCTGTGCGCGCACGGCAAGCTCCATCCCGATAAAATATCCATTATGAAGAGGATATCGGAGTACGTGGCTGATTTCTTCTACAGGAGATACGGCGGCGGGCCCCGGCTGAACG tCAAAGCACTTTGCAAGGACTGCGTGGTGGAAAGGTGTCGAATCCTGCGACTGAAAAACCAGTTAAACGAAGACTACAAAACCGTTACGAACTTGCTGAAGATAACAGTCAAGGG GAACGACGGGTTTTGGGTGGGAAAGGCGTCCTTGCGCAGCTGGCGTCAGTTGGCTCTGGAGCAATTAAACGAGCAAGACGAAGACGGGGAGCACAGCAACGGAAAAATGAATGGAAACGCACAAAGCAAAG atgaaTCAaatgaagagaagagagaggaggaagaggaattaaattttaatgaagACATCGTTTGCCCACATG GTGACCTGTGCATATCGGAAAACGAACGGAGGGTGGTTTCGAAGGAAGCCTGGGAAAAACTCAAGCAATATTTTCCAAAAGCCCCCGAATTCCCGAATAACAGAGAGTGCTGTTCCCAGTGCAAG ATTTTGGAGCGCGAAGGGGAGGAAAACGAAGCCCTGCATAAGATGATGGCCAGCGAGCAAAAGACTTCTCTCCAGAACCTGTTCCACGATAAATGCAGACCTTGCCTGGGCAGCTGGCCTCAG GAGACAGATGAGCTGTATATTGTTTCGCAGTTCTTTGTAGAAGAGTGGAGGAAATTTGTCAG GAGGCCGACGCGCTGCAGCCCCGTCTCCTCGGTAGGAAACAGCGCTCTTCTCTGTCCCCACGGGGGTCTCATGTTCACCTACGCTTCCATGACCAAAGAAGACTCCAAACT TATAGCTCTGATATGGCCCAGCGAGTGGGAGAGGATTCAAAAACTCTTTGTCGTGGATCACGTCATCAAAATCACCCGAACGCAGGCTGCCGGGGCGGACCCCGAGAGCGCACTTTACGTCTCTGAGCCCA AGCTCTGTCCCGAGTGCAGAGAAGGGCTGTTATGCCAACAGCAGCGGGACTTGCGTGAGTACACCCAAGCCACCATCTACATCCATAAAGTGGTGGATAACAAAAAG GTAATGAAGGATGCTGCTCCGGAGCTGAACGTGAGCAGCTCGGAAGCtgaagaggaaagggaggaaaacaagcCAGAGGGGGAGCAAGACCCAGATTTTAATCAG GCCAACGGTGGTGCGAAGCGCCAGAAGATCTCGCACCAGAACTACATCGCTTACCAAAAGCAAGGCATCAGGCGGAGCACCCGGCACCGGAAAGTCAGAGGGGAGAAAGCGCTGCTCGTTTCTGCAAATCAGACACTCAAAGAGCTAAAAATACAG ATCATGCATGCATTTTCAGTTGCTCCCTTCGACCAGAATTTGTCCATCGACGGGAAGATCCTGAGCGACGACACCGCCACCCTCGGCAGCCTGGGAGTCATCCCCGAATCCGTCATTTTATTAAAG GCCGACGAACCCATTGCGGATTACGCGGCGATGGACGACGTTATGCAAG TTTGTATGCCCGAAGAAGGATTTAAAG ggACTGGTTTGCTCGGACACTGA
- the USP48 gene encoding ubiquitin carboxyl-terminal hydrolase 48 isoform X3, whose amino-acid sequence MAPRLQLEKAAWRWTETVPPEAVAQEHIEAAYRVRLEPCQRGACRRNCRGNPNCLVGIGEHVWLGEIDENSFHNIDDPNCERRKKNAFVGLTNLGATCYVNTFLQMWFLNLELRQALYLCPSANCEYAAGEGIPKDKDYEPQTICEHLQYLFALLQNSKRRYIDPSGFVKALGLDTGQQQDAQEFSKLFMSLLEDTLSKQKNPDVRNIVQKQFCGEYAYVTVCNQCGRESKLVSKFYELELNIQGHKQLTDCITEFLKEEKLEGDNRYFCETCQSKQNATRKIRLLSLPCTLNLQLMRFVFDRQTGHKKKLNTYIGFSELLDMEPFMEQKNGVYVYELSAVLIHRGVSAYSGHYIAHVKDPQTGEWYKFNDEDIEKMEGKKLQLGIEEDLAEPSKAQTRKPKCGKGTHCSRNAYMLVYRLQTREKSLTVEVPAFLQELVERDNCKFEEWCNEMAEMRKQSVARGKIKHEEVKELYKRLPAEAGSPYDFISLEWLQKWLDESTPPKPIDNTACLCAHGKLHPDKISIMKRISEYVADFFYRRYGGGPRLNVKALCKDCVVERCRILRLKNQLNEDYKTVTNLLKITVKGNDGFWVGKASLRSWRQLALEQLNEQDEDGEHSNGKMNGNAQSKDESNEEKREEEEELNFNEDIVCPHGDLCISENERRVVSKEAWEKLKQYFPKAPEFPNNRECCSQCKILEREGEENEALHKMMASEQKTSLQNLFHDKCRPCLGSWPQETDELYIVSQFFVEEWRKFVRRPTRCSPVSSVGNSALLCPHGGLMFTYASMTKEDSKLIALIWPSEWERIQKLFVVDHVIKITRTQAAGADPESALYVSEPKLCPECREGLLCQQQRDLREYTQATIYIHKVVDNKKANGGAKRQKISHQNYIAYQKQGIRRSTRHRKVRGEKALLVSANQTLKELKIQIMHAFSVAPFDQNLSIDGKILSDDTATLGSLGVIPESVILLKADEPIADYAAMDDVMQVCMPEEGFKGTGLLGH is encoded by the exons atGGCGCCGCGGTTGCAGCTGGAGAAGGCGGCGTGGCGTTGGACCGAGACGGTGCCGCCCGAGGCGGTGGCGCAGGAGCACATCGAAGCGGCCTACCGCGTCCGGCTGGAGCCCTGCCAGCGCGGCGCCTGCCG GAGGAACTGCCGGGGGAACCCCAACTGCCTGGTGGGCATCGGGGAGCACGTCTGGCTGGGCGAGATAGATGAGAACAGCTTCCACAACATCGATGACCCCAACTGCGAGCGCCGCAAGAAG AACGCGTTCGTGGGCTTAACGAACCTCGGCGCCACGTGCTACGTCAACACTTTCTTGCAGATGTGGTTTCTTAACTTGGAGCTCCGGCAGGCCCTCTACTTGTGTCCCAGCGCCAACTGCGAGTACGCGGCCGGAGAGGGCATCCCAAAAGACAAAG ACTACGAGCCTCAGACCATTTGCGAACACCTGCAGTACTTGTTCGCCTtgctgcagaacagcaaaaggCGATACATCGATCCCTCTGGCTTCGTCAAGGCGCTGGGCTTGGACACGGGGCAGCAGCAG GATGCCCAGGAGTTTTCAAAGCTCTTCATGTCACTGCTGGAAGATACTttatccaaacaaaaaaacccagatgttcGAAACATAGTGCAAAAGCAGTTCTGTGGAGAGTACGCCTATGTCACGGT CTGCAACCAGTGTGGCAGGGAGTCCAAACTCGTGTCTAAATTCTACGAGCTGGAGTTAAACATCCAAGGGCACAAGCAGTTGACAGACTGTATAACGGAATTTCTTAAG gaagaaaaattagaagGGGACAATCGTTATTTTTGCGAAACTTGTCAGAGTAAGCAGAACGCCACGAGGAAGATCAGGCTGCTGAGTCTTCCCTGCACGCTCAACCTGCAGCTGATGCGTTTCGTGTTTGACAG ACAAACTGGCCATAAGAAAAAGCTCAACACCTACATCGGCTTCTCCGAGCTGCTTGACATGGAGCCTTTTATGGAACAAAAAA ATGGCGTCTACGTGTATGAACTCAGCGCCGTCCTCATACACCGGGGCGTGAGCGCCTACTCCGGGCACTACATCGCCCACGTGAAGGATCCGCAGACGGGCGAGTGGTACAAGTTCAACGACGAAGACATAGAAAAGATGGAGGGGAAGAAACTGCAGTTGGGGATTGAGGAAGATCTAG CGGAACCTTCTAAAGCCCAGACTCGTAAACCGAAATGTGGGAAAGGGACTCACTGCTCCCGCAATGCTTACATGCTGGTGTACAGGCTGCAAACCCGGGAGAAATCTCTGACCGTCGAAGTACCAG CTTTTCTGCAGGAGCTGGTCGAGCGGGATAACTGCAAGTTTGAGGAGTGGTGCAACGAAATGGCCGAGATGCGCAAACAGAGCGTGGCCAGAGGCAAAATCAAACACGAAGAGGTGAAGGAGCTCTACAAAAGGTTACCTGCTGAAGCTG gtTCCCCGTACGACTTCATCTCCCTGGAATGGCTGCAGAAATGGCTGGATGAGTCTACTCCTCCGAAGCCTATAGACAACACAGCCTGCCTGTGCGCGCACGGCAAGCTCCATCCCGATAAAATATCCATTATGAAGAGGATATCGGAGTACGTGGCTGATTTCTTCTACAGGAGATACGGCGGCGGGCCCCGGCTGAACG tCAAAGCACTTTGCAAGGACTGCGTGGTGGAAAGGTGTCGAATCCTGCGACTGAAAAACCAGTTAAACGAAGACTACAAAACCGTTACGAACTTGCTGAAGATAACAGTCAAGGG GAACGACGGGTTTTGGGTGGGAAAGGCGTCCTTGCGCAGCTGGCGTCAGTTGGCTCTGGAGCAATTAAACGAGCAAGACGAAGACGGGGAGCACAGCAACGGAAAAATGAATGGAAACGCACAAAGCAAAG atgaaTCAaatgaagagaagagagaggaggaagaggaattaaattttaatgaagACATCGTTTGCCCACATG GTGACCTGTGCATATCGGAAAACGAACGGAGGGTGGTTTCGAAGGAAGCCTGGGAAAAACTCAAGCAATATTTTCCAAAAGCCCCCGAATTCCCGAATAACAGAGAGTGCTGTTCCCAGTGCAAG ATTTTGGAGCGCGAAGGGGAGGAAAACGAAGCCCTGCATAAGATGATGGCCAGCGAGCAAAAGACTTCTCTCCAGAACCTGTTCCACGATAAATGCAGACCTTGCCTGGGCAGCTGGCCTCAG GAGACAGATGAGCTGTATATTGTTTCGCAGTTCTTTGTAGAAGAGTGGAGGAAATTTGTCAG GAGGCCGACGCGCTGCAGCCCCGTCTCCTCGGTAGGAAACAGCGCTCTTCTCTGTCCCCACGGGGGTCTCATGTTCACCTACGCTTCCATGACCAAAGAAGACTCCAAACT TATAGCTCTGATATGGCCCAGCGAGTGGGAGAGGATTCAAAAACTCTTTGTCGTGGATCACGTCATCAAAATCACCCGAACGCAGGCTGCCGGGGCGGACCCCGAGAGCGCACTTTACGTCTCTGAGCCCA AGCTCTGTCCCGAGTGCAGAGAAGGGCTGTTATGCCAACAGCAGCGGGACTTGCGTGAGTACACCCAAGCCACCATCTACATCCATAAAGTGGTGGATAACAAAAAG GCCAACGGTGGTGCGAAGCGCCAGAAGATCTCGCACCAGAACTACATCGCTTACCAAAAGCAAGGCATCAGGCGGAGCACCCGGCACCGGAAAGTCAGAGGGGAGAAAGCGCTGCTCGTTTCTGCAAATCAGACACTCAAAGAGCTAAAAATACAG ATCATGCATGCATTTTCAGTTGCTCCCTTCGACCAGAATTTGTCCATCGACGGGAAGATCCTGAGCGACGACACCGCCACCCTCGGCAGCCTGGGAGTCATCCCCGAATCCGTCATTTTATTAAAG GCCGACGAACCCATTGCGGATTACGCGGCGATGGACGACGTTATGCAAG TTTGTATGCCCGAAGAAGGATTTAAAG ggACTGGTTTGCTCGGACACTGA
- the USP48 gene encoding ubiquitin carboxyl-terminal hydrolase 48 isoform X4, whose amino-acid sequence MAPRLQLEKAAWRWTETVPPEAVAQEHIEAAYRVRLEPCQRGACRRNCRGNPNCLVGIGEHVWLGEIDENSFHNIDDPNCERRKKNAFVGLTNLGATCYVNTFLQMWFLNLELRQALYLCPSANCEYAAGEGIPKDKDYEPQTICEHLQYLFALLQNSKRRYIDPSGFVKALGLDTGQQQDAQEFSKLFMSLLEDTLSKQKNPDVRNIVQKQFCGEYAYVTVCNQCGRESKLVSKFYELELNIQGHKQLTDCITEFLKEEKLEGDNRYFCETCQSKQNATRKIRLLSLPCTLNLQLMRFVFDRQTGHKKKLNTYIGFSELLDMEPFMEQKNGVYVYELSAVLIHRGVSAYSGHYIAHVKDPQTGEWYKFNDEDIEKMEGKKLQLGIEEDLAEPSKAQTRKPKCGKGTHCSRNAYMLVYRLQTREKSLTVEVPAFLQELVERDNCKFEEWCNEMAEMRKQSVARGKIKHEEVKELYKRLPAEAGSPYDFISLEWLQKWLDESTPPKPIDNTACLCAHGKLHPDKISIMKRISEYVADFFYRRYGGGPRLNVKALCKDCVVERCRILRLKNQLNEDYKTVTNLLKITVKGNDGFWVGKASLRSWRQLALEQLNEQDEDGEHSNGKMNGNAQSKDESNEEKREEEEELNFNEDIVCPHGDLCISENERRVVSKEAWEKLKQYFPKAPEFPNNRECCSQCKILEREGEENEALHKMMASEQKTSLQNLFHDKCRPCLGSWPQANGGAKRQKISHQNYIAYQKQGIRRSTRHRKVRGEKALLVSANQTLKELKIQIMHAFSVAPFDQNLSIDGKILSDDTATLGSLGVIPESVILLKADEPIADYAAMDDVMQVCMPEEGFKGTGLLGH is encoded by the exons atGGCGCCGCGGTTGCAGCTGGAGAAGGCGGCGTGGCGTTGGACCGAGACGGTGCCGCCCGAGGCGGTGGCGCAGGAGCACATCGAAGCGGCCTACCGCGTCCGGCTGGAGCCCTGCCAGCGCGGCGCCTGCCG GAGGAACTGCCGGGGGAACCCCAACTGCCTGGTGGGCATCGGGGAGCACGTCTGGCTGGGCGAGATAGATGAGAACAGCTTCCACAACATCGATGACCCCAACTGCGAGCGCCGCAAGAAG AACGCGTTCGTGGGCTTAACGAACCTCGGCGCCACGTGCTACGTCAACACTTTCTTGCAGATGTGGTTTCTTAACTTGGAGCTCCGGCAGGCCCTCTACTTGTGTCCCAGCGCCAACTGCGAGTACGCGGCCGGAGAGGGCATCCCAAAAGACAAAG ACTACGAGCCTCAGACCATTTGCGAACACCTGCAGTACTTGTTCGCCTtgctgcagaacagcaaaaggCGATACATCGATCCCTCTGGCTTCGTCAAGGCGCTGGGCTTGGACACGGGGCAGCAGCAG GATGCCCAGGAGTTTTCAAAGCTCTTCATGTCACTGCTGGAAGATACTttatccaaacaaaaaaacccagatgttcGAAACATAGTGCAAAAGCAGTTCTGTGGAGAGTACGCCTATGTCACGGT CTGCAACCAGTGTGGCAGGGAGTCCAAACTCGTGTCTAAATTCTACGAGCTGGAGTTAAACATCCAAGGGCACAAGCAGTTGACAGACTGTATAACGGAATTTCTTAAG gaagaaaaattagaagGGGACAATCGTTATTTTTGCGAAACTTGTCAGAGTAAGCAGAACGCCACGAGGAAGATCAGGCTGCTGAGTCTTCCCTGCACGCTCAACCTGCAGCTGATGCGTTTCGTGTTTGACAG ACAAACTGGCCATAAGAAAAAGCTCAACACCTACATCGGCTTCTCCGAGCTGCTTGACATGGAGCCTTTTATGGAACAAAAAA ATGGCGTCTACGTGTATGAACTCAGCGCCGTCCTCATACACCGGGGCGTGAGCGCCTACTCCGGGCACTACATCGCCCACGTGAAGGATCCGCAGACGGGCGAGTGGTACAAGTTCAACGACGAAGACATAGAAAAGATGGAGGGGAAGAAACTGCAGTTGGGGATTGAGGAAGATCTAG CGGAACCTTCTAAAGCCCAGACTCGTAAACCGAAATGTGGGAAAGGGACTCACTGCTCCCGCAATGCTTACATGCTGGTGTACAGGCTGCAAACCCGGGAGAAATCTCTGACCGTCGAAGTACCAG CTTTTCTGCAGGAGCTGGTCGAGCGGGATAACTGCAAGTTTGAGGAGTGGTGCAACGAAATGGCCGAGATGCGCAAACAGAGCGTGGCCAGAGGCAAAATCAAACACGAAGAGGTGAAGGAGCTCTACAAAAGGTTACCTGCTGAAGCTG gtTCCCCGTACGACTTCATCTCCCTGGAATGGCTGCAGAAATGGCTGGATGAGTCTACTCCTCCGAAGCCTATAGACAACACAGCCTGCCTGTGCGCGCACGGCAAGCTCCATCCCGATAAAATATCCATTATGAAGAGGATATCGGAGTACGTGGCTGATTTCTTCTACAGGAGATACGGCGGCGGGCCCCGGCTGAACG tCAAAGCACTTTGCAAGGACTGCGTGGTGGAAAGGTGTCGAATCCTGCGACTGAAAAACCAGTTAAACGAAGACTACAAAACCGTTACGAACTTGCTGAAGATAACAGTCAAGGG GAACGACGGGTTTTGGGTGGGAAAGGCGTCCTTGCGCAGCTGGCGTCAGTTGGCTCTGGAGCAATTAAACGAGCAAGACGAAGACGGGGAGCACAGCAACGGAAAAATGAATGGAAACGCACAAAGCAAAG atgaaTCAaatgaagagaagagagaggaggaagaggaattaaattttaatgaagACATCGTTTGCCCACATG GTGACCTGTGCATATCGGAAAACGAACGGAGGGTGGTTTCGAAGGAAGCCTGGGAAAAACTCAAGCAATATTTTCCAAAAGCCCCCGAATTCCCGAATAACAGAGAGTGCTGTTCCCAGTGCAAG ATTTTGGAGCGCGAAGGGGAGGAAAACGAAGCCCTGCATAAGATGATGGCCAGCGAGCAAAAGACTTCTCTCCAGAACCTGTTCCACGATAAATGCAGACCTTGCCTGGGCAGCTGGCCTCAG GCCAACGGTGGTGCGAAGCGCCAGAAGATCTCGCACCAGAACTACATCGCTTACCAAAAGCAAGGCATCAGGCGGAGCACCCGGCACCGGAAAGTCAGAGGGGAGAAAGCGCTGCTCGTTTCTGCAAATCAGACACTCAAAGAGCTAAAAATACAG ATCATGCATGCATTTTCAGTTGCTCCCTTCGACCAGAATTTGTCCATCGACGGGAAGATCCTGAGCGACGACACCGCCACCCTCGGCAGCCTGGGAGTCATCCCCGAATCCGTCATTTTATTAAAG GCCGACGAACCCATTGCGGATTACGCGGCGATGGACGACGTTATGCAAG TTTGTATGCCCGAAGAAGGATTTAAAG ggACTGGTTTGCTCGGACACTGA